The genomic region GCGGAAGACTTTCGGGTCGAGGAAATCATCATCCACCCGGCGATAAATGACATCCACATGTTGGAGCCCTTTGGTCGTGCGCATATACACGTGGTCATCCTGGACGGTCAAGTCCCGCCCTTCGACGATCTCGATGCCCATCTGCCGGGCGAGGAAAGAATGCTCGAAATACGCACTATTATAAATGCCCGGGGTCAGGACCACCATATTGGGGTCAGGCCTCTGGTGTGGCGAGATGTACTGGAGTAATTTCAGCAGCTCCTGTGGGTAACTCTCCACCGGGCGTACCGAATAATGCTCGAAAAGTGCCGGGAAAATATTTTTCAGCGTATTTCGGTTCTCAAGCAGGTAAGACACCCCGCTGGGCGTGCGCCCGTTGTCCTCGAGGACGAGGTATTCCCCGTTATTGTCCCGGATCAAGTCCGTGCCGCAGATATGGATATAAATATTACGCGGGACATTAAATCCCATGAATTCCGGCCGGAAATGTTTCGCTTCCCGGATGTAATACTCCGGGATGACCTTGTCCTTAATGATTTTTTGGCCGTGATAAATATCGTGAAGAAAGAGGTTTAGGGCGGTGATCCTCTGGATCAGACCCTTTTCGATGCGTTTCCATTCATTGTCCGGGATGATCCGGGGCATCAGGTCAAAGGGGAAAATCCGTTCGGTCCCCTGTTTATCGGAATAAACCGTGAACGTCACCCCCTGATTGAGGAAGAAGGTATCCGCCAATAACCGGCGCTGGTCAAATTCATCATGCGAAAGCTGGTTAAATCTCTTAATCAACTTCTTATAATGGGGCCTGACCCGGCCATTTGCATCGAAAGCCTCGTCAAAAAAGCCTTCCGTTTTATACTGATCAAAAGAGTTCTTCATGGATTATGGACCTTGTCATTTATAGCATATTGAAAATCAGAACATTGAGAAGAGCAAATCACGTGCCAGCTTATATAGTAAAAATCGCGAATTCATTTTTATCGCCCCCCCCCCGCAAAAGGAAATATTTTAGCCGCCGCAAATTGCTCCGGGGATATGAAGCACCCCTCAAATCCTATTCTTC from Verrucomicrobiota bacterium harbors:
- a CDS encoding circularly permuted type 2 ATP-grasp protein, which encodes MKNSFDQYKTEGFFDEAFDANGRVRPHYKKLIKRFNQLSHDEFDQRRLLADTFFLNQGVTFTVYSDKQGTERIFPFDLMPRIIPDNEWKRIEKGLIQRITALNLFLHDIYHGQKIIKDKVIPEYYIREAKHFRPEFMGFNVPRNIYIHICGTDLIRDNNGEYLVLEDNGRTPSGVSYLLENRNTLKNIFPALFEHYSVRPVESYPQELLKLLQYISPHQRPDPNMVVLTPGIYNSAYFEHSFLARQMGIEIVEGRDLTVQDDHVYMRTTKGLQHVDVIYRRVDDDFLDPKVFRKDSMLGVPGLVGAYRAGNVSLANSIGTGIADDKVIYYFVPKMIKYYLNQDPILPNVETFLASEEKDMKYIMENLPKLVVKAANESGGYGMLVGPHSTKAEIEKFRRLIKGNPRNYIAQPTISLSRLGCYCDGEFEGRHIDLRPYILYGEKVTIIPGGLTRVALKKGSLVVNSSQGGGSKDTWVLEGDQ